In the Haloferax sp. Atlit-12N genome, CGATGCTTCGGGCGCCGGCAGAACCGCCGCTGGCGTTCCAGGCCTCCATGACCTGGCTGAGCTTGACCACACGTTCGCCGTCGGGCTCATTCGCTGAAGCCTGCCAATGCCTGTAGCTGCTGCGATGGATGTCAAAAGTCTGGCACAACACAGCGACCGGATATCGCGCTCTCAGCCTGTCGACTACCGTGAACCGTTGAGTGCGTCCGACATTAAGAGCGCCGTAGCCTTTTTTAGGATTTCGTTCTCCATTTCAAGGCGCTGAACCTTTTTCTTCATTTCGCGCAGCTCGAGCTGTTCGGGCGTCAGAGGAAGCCCTGCGGGCGTTTTCCCCTGGCGCTCAAGTCGCAGCTTATTAACCCAACGGGTGATAGCCGAAAGGCTGACGTTAACCGCTTCTGCCGCCTTAACGTAGGTATAGCCGTGGTCGACAACCAGTTTTGCTGCTTCGAGCTTAAATTCTGCCGTGAAATGTTTTGCCATTGGGTCACCTGTGGTGTTGGGGAGGTGAGAATATCACCTTCCGATCAGGTGGCCAGTATCAGTGTGCCACTACAAGATGCAGAGGCCAAGCGAGACCTTGTCTTAATTGGGACTGTCCTAAGAAGCTTTCCTCGGATGGCTCAGGTTTTAAAACAAAATGGTAGCGTCGCTGAGCACACCCTAAATAAGCGTCAGAGGGGGGGGGGCTAAATAATGAGAGAAATCACCAACAGCCTCTACGCG is a window encoding:
- a CDS encoding transposase, which gives rise to MAKHFTAEFKLEAAKLVVDHGYTYVKAAEAVNVSLSAITRWVNKLRLERQGKTPAGLPLTPEQLELREMKKKVQRLEMENEILKKATALLMSDALNGSR